The following proteins come from a genomic window of Citrobacter europaeus:
- the hisP gene encoding histidine ABC transporter ATP-binding protein HisP gives MSENKLNVIDLHKHYGEHEVLKGVSLQANAGDVISIIGSSGSGKSTFLRCINFLEKPSAGSIVVSGQNIGLVRDKDGQLKVADKNQLRLLRTRLTMVFQHFNLWSHMTVLENVMEAPIQVLGLSKQEARERAVKYLAKVGIDERAQGKYPVHLSGGQQQRVSIARALAMEPEVLLFDEPTSALDPELVGEVLRIMQQLAEEGKTMVVVTHEMGFARHVSTHVIFLHQGKIEEEGDPEQVFGNPQSPRLQQFLKGSLK, from the coding sequence ATGTCTGAAAATAAATTAAACGTTATCGATTTACATAAGCACTACGGCGAACATGAAGTGCTGAAAGGGGTATCGCTGCAGGCCAACGCGGGTGATGTTATCAGTATTATTGGTTCGTCAGGTTCCGGTAAAAGTACCTTTCTGCGCTGCATTAACTTTCTCGAGAAACCGAGCGCTGGGTCGATTGTCGTCAGTGGCCAGAATATTGGTCTGGTGCGCGACAAAGACGGTCAGCTTAAGGTTGCAGATAAAAATCAGCTGCGCCTGCTGCGAACGCGACTGACGATGGTCTTTCAGCACTTTAATCTGTGGAGCCACATGACGGTGCTGGAAAACGTGATGGAAGCGCCGATCCAGGTGCTGGGGCTGAGCAAGCAAGAAGCCCGCGAACGTGCGGTGAAGTATCTGGCTAAAGTGGGCATTGATGAGCGCGCACAGGGCAAATATCCGGTGCACCTGTCCGGTGGTCAGCAGCAGCGCGTCTCCATTGCCCGCGCGCTGGCGATGGAACCGGAAGTGTTGCTGTTTGATGAGCCCACCTCGGCGCTTGATCCGGAGCTGGTGGGCGAAGTGTTGCGCATTATGCAGCAACTGGCCGAAGAGGGAAAAACCATGGTGGTCGTGACCCACGAAATGGGTTTTGCCCGTCATGTCTCCACGCACGTGATTTTCCTGCATCAGGGGAAAATTGAGGAAGAGGGCGACCCGGAGCAGGTATTCGGTAATCCGCAAAGCCCACGTTTGCAGCAGTTCCTCAAAGGTTCGTTGAAGTAA